The segment GACGTCGCCCAGGCCTTCCTGCATTCGGCGCTGGCAGAGCGCACCACCGCCAATGTGACGACGGTGGATGGCGGCAACATCGCGGCAGCGTTGAGGTAGCTGAAACTCTGCCATCCCTCGTGGTGGGAGATCACCGGAGAATCCTAACAAAGATTGTTAGATCTTGTGAGATATGATATAAGGCTACGCATGAAGACCCAAGCCATGCGCACCCTTACCATATCCCTCACCCCGCAACAGGCTGCCCGCCTGCAAAGCGCTGTCGAGGGCGGGGGATATGCCTCTAACAGCGAGATTGTCCGCGACGCCTTGCGCCTGTGGGAACAGCGCGAGGAATTGCGCGCCTTGGAGTTGGAACACTTGAAACGGGCCTATGCCGACGGCATGGCCAGCGGCAATCCGGTGGAAGTCGAACCCGCCGAGTTCATACGCGGTCTGAAAGCAGAACGCCGCGCCCGTGGCTAGATATCGGCTCACGCCGCGCGCCTCGCAGGATTTGCGGGATATTTGGCACAACATCTCAATCGAGAGTGAAAAGGCAGCCGACAAGCTGCTCATGCGCATTTTTGACAGACTGGGGTTGGCGGCGGAGCATCCCAAAATGGGCGCAGCGAGGCCAGAGTTGAGCGTGACGGCCCGCGTGCTCATCGAGGGCCGCTACATCATCATCTACGAACCGCAGATGGAAGGCATCCTGGTCGTGGCGATCGTCCACGGGATGCGCGATCCGGAGCACTGGCTGTAAACCACGAAGCTGACGGAGCAGGCATTCAGACCTGGTAAAGAGCGGCCCGAAGCCGCTCGCGAGCCGCTCTTTCCACTTACCTGTGATAAAACCTACTTGGCGTTCGGGTTCGGCATCCAGGGCGGCATCGCGACATCGGCATGGGCGAACTGCGGCAGCTTGGCCGAGAGGTCTTCCATGTTCTTGATGTCCTTGTCGATCAGATCCTTCTGGGTGATCAGCGTCGGCGGCACGATGACGTTGCGGCCAGGGTCTTCGCCGGCCAGAAGCTGCGCCAGCGCGCGCACCGAAACCTGGCCGACGACGGCCGGATTGGTGGCAGCCGTCGCCGCCCAAGCGCTGTCGGGCTCGCGCATCGCTGATATGTCGGAGGTCGAGATGTCGGCCGAGTAGATCTTGATGTCCTGCGACAGGCCGGCCTCGTCGACGGCGATCTTCACGCCCTTGGCGAATTCATCATAGGGCGCGAACATCACCTTGATGTCAGGGTTGGCCGACAGCACCGAACGGGCCTGGTTGGCGACGGAATTGGCGATCGGGTTGTCGAGCGTGCCGAACATCGCCGCCTCTTTGATGCCCGGATATTTCTTCTTGAACTCGACCCAGGTCTCGTTGCGGCGGTCGAGCGGCGCGATGCCGGCGACATAGACGTAGCCGGCCTTCCAGCTCTCGCCATTGTCCTTGATCGCCTGCTCGAGCGCCAGGCGTGCAAGGTCGCGGTCGGACTGCTCGATCTGCGGTATTTTAGGATTTTCGACGTTGACGTCGAAGGCGACGACCTTGATGCCGGCGTCGACCGCGCGCTGGGCGGCTTCCTTCATCGATTCCGTCAGGCCGTGCTGGATGACGATGCCCTGGACGCCGAGCGCAATGGCCTGGTCGACCATGTCGGCCTGGAGGGCGGCATCCTGGCGGCTGTCGAGGACGCGCAGATCGACGCCAAGCGCCTTGGCCTGCGCTTCGACGCCGGACAGATAGGCCTGGAAGAAGTCGCCGGTCGAGAGATAGCGGACCAGCGCGATCTTGACGGCGCCGGGCTTGTCGAACGGCGCCGGCCTGTCCTGCGCCATCGCCGGCACCTGCATCAGCAGCGCAGCACCGGCAAACCCGAGTGCTGCCTTCCCCAAAACTCTCCTTGTGATCTTCATGGTGTCTCCTCCACTTGTTGAACTCAAATTTTCAGCCGGGCGAAATCCTATCCGTCGAAATCCTACCTGGTGCCCCTGCCGGAAAGGGCGAAGGTGAAGACAAGGGCAACCACGAGAACCACGCCCTTGATGAAATCCTGCGTGTAATAGGGCGCATTCATCATCGTCAGGCCCTGCAGCAGCACGCCGACAAACACCGCACCGACAGCCGTGCCGAAGGCGTTCGGCTTGGCGGCGCCAAGAACCGCGTAGCCGATGAGCGCCGCAGCGACAGCGTCGAGCAGGAGATTGTTACCCGAGGCGATGTCGCCGCGTCCAAGCCGGGCAGCGAGCAAAATGCCACCGATCGAGGCAAAAACCCCTGAAATAACGTATGCCCAGACTTTGTATGCCTTGCCAGGCGCGCCGGCGAGCTCGGCAGCCCGTTGGTTGCTGCCGACCGCATACATCATGCGGCCGAAACGGGTGTATTCGAGAAAGAACCAGATCAGCACCGCAAGCACGAGCAGGACGACGACCGAAACCGGGATGAGGTTGGGGATGAAGAAATCGAAGCGGTGGCGGCCGAGCGCCAGGAAGGCGCGGCCAAACGTGCCGTTGGCGACCGACCCATCGGGCATCGTCATGCCGGTGGCGATCGAGCGGCCTTCGGTCGGGATGCGCTGCAGGCCAACGAGCAGGAACATCATGCCGAGCGTCGCCAGGAGATCCGGCACGCGCATATAGACGATCAGCCAGCCATTGATGAGGCCGACGACGACGCCGATCAGGAGACAGGCGACAACCGCGACGATGACGTTCTGTTCCAGCACCACCATGACATAGGCGGCTGCCATCATGGCGCTTGTGGCGACCGAGCCGATCGACAGGTCGAAGCCGCCGACGACCAGGGTGGCGGTGACGCCGAGCGCCAGCACGCCGGTGATGGCGACGGACTGGAAGATGAAGACGGCGCTCTGCGGCGAGACGAAGCCATCGGCGGCGATGGCGAAATAGGCGATCAACCCGAACAGCAGAACGATGAAGCCATAGCGGATGGCATGGTCGCGCGCAGCTGCCATCTCAACCCAACCCGAACTCATGCCCTCTCCATTCCACGTCCCATTATCTGCCCGCCTCACGCCGCGCTGTGCAGCGGCCCGCCCGCCACTTCGGCCAGCAGGCGCTCGAGGTCGATGTCGGCGTTGCGATGCTCGCCGACGATTGTCTGCTCCGACATCACCAGGATGCGGTCGGCGGTCTCCAGCGCCTCATCGAGCTCGGTCACGAACAGCAGGGTCGCACGGCCGTTGGCGCTCGCCCGCAGCTTGGCCGCGATGTCGCGCCTGGCTGAGATGTCGACGCCCTGGAACGGCTCGTCCAGGATGAACAGTCTTGCCGCCTGCGACATCCAGCGGGCGACCATCACCTTCTGCTGGTTGCCGCCGGAAAGGGCGGACATTTCGTCCTTCTCCGAGCGGCAGACGATGCCCAATTCGCTGATCTGCCGGCGGGCGGTGGCGCGCTCAATGCTGCGCTTGAGAACGCCCAGACGCGACATCCGCTTGTGGAATGGCAGGCTGATATTCTCCTGGATGTTGAAGTCGCCGACGATCCCGTTTTCGCTTCGATCCTTGGCGACGAGAAA is part of the Mesorhizobium sp. L-2-11 genome and harbors:
- a CDS encoding type II toxin-antitoxin system ParD family antitoxin is translated as MRTLTISLTPQQAARLQSAVEGGGYASNSEIVRDALRLWEQREELRALELEHLKRAYADGMASGNPVEVEPAEFIRGLKAERRARG
- a CDS encoding ABC transporter permease; the encoded protein is MSSGWVEMAAARDHAIRYGFIVLLFGLIAYFAIAADGFVSPQSAVFIFQSVAITGVLALGVTATLVVGGFDLSIGSVATSAMMAAAYVMVVLEQNVIVAVVACLLIGVVVGLINGWLIVYMRVPDLLATLGMMFLLVGLQRIPTEGRSIATGMTMPDGSVANGTFGRAFLALGRHRFDFFIPNLIPVSVVVLLVLAVLIWFFLEYTRFGRMMYAVGSNQRAAELAGAPGKAYKVWAYVISGVFASIGGILLAARLGRGDIASGNNLLLDAVAAALIGYAVLGAAKPNAFGTAVGAVFVGVLLQGLTMMNAPYYTQDFIKGVVLVVALVFTFALSGRGTR
- a CDS encoding substrate-binding domain-containing protein, with the translated sequence MKITRRVLGKAALGFAGAALLMQVPAMAQDRPAPFDKPGAVKIALVRYLSTGDFFQAYLSGVEAQAKALGVDLRVLDSRQDAALQADMVDQAIALGVQGIVIQHGLTESMKEAAQRAVDAGIKVVAFDVNVENPKIPQIEQSDRDLARLALEQAIKDNGESWKAGYVYVAGIAPLDRRNETWVEFKKKYPGIKEAAMFGTLDNPIANSVANQARSVLSANPDIKVMFAPYDEFAKGVKIAVDEAGLSQDIKIYSADISTSDISAMREPDSAWAATAATNPAVVGQVSVRALAQLLAGEDPGRNVIVPPTLITQKDLIDKDIKNMEDLSAKLPQFAHADVAMPPWMPNPNAK
- a CDS encoding type II toxin-antitoxin system RelE/ParE family toxin produces the protein MARYRLTPRASQDLRDIWHNISIESEKAADKLLMRIFDRLGLAAEHPKMGAARPELSVTARVLIEGRYIIIYEPQMEGILVVAIVHGMRDPEHWL